In Ruania alkalisoli, the DNA window CCTCCCGCGCGGGCAAAGGGAGCACTGCCCAGGCGCTTGGGATGTTGCTGTACTTCCCGATGCTGTTCTTCGCCGGCTTGTGGACGCCACGGCCGATCATGCCCGACGGCGTGGCGGCTGTGGCAGCGTGGACCCCCTTGGGTGCGGCGAGCCAGGCGATCGAGGAGGGCTGGTTCACGACGGAGGTGCCGTGGCAGCAGCTCGCGGTCCTCGTGCTCTACGCGATCGTCGGACTGCTGCTCGCCCGTCGGCTGTTCCACTGGCGGTGAGTGGCTCGAGAACTGCTCCCAGCATGACGGCACCATTGCCGTGGCGCAGGGCACACTGCCTCCGAGTAGTGCTCGGGTCCTCGTATCTGGCAGAATGACCCGCTGTACTCGTAGGTGCCCGGCCCTCTCACCGGACAGCCCGCGCGTCCCGAGTCTCGCAGACCGCCTGCCCCCACGGGTTTGGTCGGCGTGCTCATCCTCACCACGAACCAGGAGTGACCACCACAGTGGCAGTCAAGATCCGACTCAAGCGCCTCGGCAAGGTCCGGGCGCCGTACTACCGCGTCGTCGTCGCTGACTCTCGTAAGAAGCGCGACGGGCGAGTCATCGAAGAGATCGGGAAGTACCACCCGACCGAGCACCCTTCCCTCATCGACATCGACGGTGAGCGGGCCCGCTACTGGCTCGGGGTCGGTGCCCAGCCGTCCGAGCAGGTGCTTGCCCTGCTCAAGGTCACCGGCGACTGGCAGACCTTCAAGGGCCTGCCGGGCGCCGAGGGCACCCTGCAGACCAAGGACGTCTCCGCAGCGGCCGCCG includes these proteins:
- the rpsP gene encoding 30S ribosomal protein S16, translated to MAVKIRLKRLGKVRAPYYRVVVADSRKKRDGRVIEEIGKYHPTEHPSLIDIDGERARYWLGVGAQPSEQVLALLKVTGDWQTFKGLPGAEGTLQTKDVSAAAAAEAVKAAEADAELRKAKAAEAKAAEAKSAEAEKSAAAEEVPAQEPAAESDAEQADA